The Legionella jordanis genomic sequence ATCTTACCTTCACCGGCTGCATATATCTTGCTTGCCTTATTTTCATTGGCTATTGGGAGCTTGCTAAATGTTATAATTTATCGTTTACCCAAAATGCTTTTTCAAGACTTGGAAAAGGATTGCTGCGAGCATTTCAATTTGCAACCTATGGAAGAAGCTGCAATAAACTTATTTCTTCCTCGTTCGTTCTGTGTGCATTGTAAAAATAAAATTTCGGCATGGCATAACATCCCCTTGCTGAGCTTCATCGTTCTTAGAGGGCGTTGTAAACAATGCGGTGAACGAATTGCCTGGAGATATCCTCTTGTCGAGGGATTGAGCTCTGCCTTGGCTTTGTTTGCTGCCTGGCATTTTGGATTTAATTTAACTCTGCTGTTTGTCCTTTCGTTTATATTCCTAAATATTTGTTTATTCTTTATTGATTTGGAGCATGGCCTCCTTCCCGATGGCTTAACGTTGAGTTTGCTATGGTTGGGCCTTATCGCCAACAGTTTTTCCTTATTTACCAGTTTGCCAGATGCCGTGTTAAGCAGCGCCGCCGCATTTTTAGCTCTATGGATATTTATTCAGCTGTTCTATCTTATAACCGGTAAAATTGGTATGGGGAATGGTGATTTTAAATTGTTTGCTGCTTTTGGAGCCTGGTTTGGTTGGTCGCAATTACCACTTATCTTGTTACTCGCCTCTTTCTCCGGCGCAATAATTGGCTTTAGCTATTTAAAATTTCAGCGAAAATCAATGGAAACCACCATTCCTTTTGGTCCCTATCTCTGTTTTGCGGGGCTAATATCAATTTTTTGGGGTAAGGAAATCATGCAGTGGTATTTGCAATTGTTTTTAAACAACTGAC encodes the following:
- a CDS encoding prepilin peptidase — protein: MTNFEILPSPAAYILLALFSLAIGSLLNVIIYRLPKMLFQDLEKDCCEHFNLQPMEEAAINLFLPRSFCVHCKNKISAWHNIPLLSFIVLRGRCKQCGERIAWRYPLVEGLSSALALFAAWHFGFNLTLLFVLSFIFLNICLFFIDLEHGLLPDGLTLSLLWLGLIANSFSLFTSLPDAVLSSAAAFLALWIFIQLFYLITGKIGMGNGDFKLFAAFGAWFGWSQLPLILLLASFSGAIIGFSYLKFQRKSMETTIPFGPYLCFAGLISIFWGKEIMQWYLQLFLNN